The Longimicrobiaceae bacterium genomic interval GCGTCCACCCCCCAGCGCGCCAGCAGCAGCCCGGCAGTGCCGCCCGCCGCGGCGATCAGCAGCCCTTCCACCAGGAGCTGGCGGACCAGCGCGCCGCGGCCGGCGCCCAGCGACGTGCGGATCGCCATCTCCCGTCCCCGCGCCGCCGTGCGGGCCAGGAAGAGGTGCGCCACGTTCGCGCAGGCGATGAGCAGCACCAGCCCCACGGCGCCCATCAGCACCAGCAGGCCCGTGTGCACGCCGTCGTCCAGGAAGTCGGTGGGGCGCATGAGCTGCGCGTCCCACTTGTGGCCCGGCATCAGCCCGTCCGGCACCTGCGCCGCGATGCCGGCCAGCTCGCGCTGCGCCGCCTCGGGCGTCACGCCTTCGCGCAGGCGGGCGACCATGCTCACGGTGCGCGGGCCGGGGCCCTGCAGCGAGAGCGGCATCCACACCTCGGTGCGGCCGCCCAGGTCGGACTCCTCCAGCTCGCGCGGCATCACACCGACAACCGTGTACGGCTTGCCGTCCAGCTGCAGCGTGGCGCCCGCCACGTCCGCCCGCCCGCCGAAGCGCCGCTGCCACGTACCGTAGCTCAGCAGCGCCACGGGCTCACCGCGCGCCGCCTCGTCTGCCGTGAACATGCGGCCGGCGGCGGGGGCTACGCCCAGGAAGCGCAGGAAACCGGGGCCCACCGACGTGCCGGGGACCACGGCCGCCTCGCCGCTGCCGCCCAGGAAGACCTCGCGGCTGTCGTACGTCTCCGCGCCCTCCAGCGAGCGGGCGCGGGTGCGCCACGCCTCCGCCACGGGAGCGGTGGGGCCCACGCTCAGGCCGATTGCGGGGTCGCTCAGCCACACGTACGCCATGCGCCCGCTGTCGCGGAAGGGCAGCGGCTGGAGCAGCAGGCGGTTGACCACGCTGAAGATGGCGGTGTTCACCGCGATCCCCAGCGCCAGCGTGAGCACGGCGGTGAGCACGAAGGCCGGCGAGCGGCTCAGCGAGCGCACGGCGTAGCGCAGGTCGTTCAGCAGGGCGTCCATCGTAGGCTTCTCGGGGGAAGGTCGGTTGATTCGGGTGATGCAGACGATCGGTAGATGCGTCGCGGCTCGGGCGTCGGCACGAACCTCATCTGCCGACTCGATGCGCACCCGCCGATATGGGTTCCATCGACGCGAGATACGCCGCCGCGGACGAGATGCGCGTCGGGCTGCGCGATGCGGCCCAAGGATGCGCGGCCCCGCATCTCCCAAAGCTGCTGGGAGATGCGGAGCGGACGACGTCTTCAGGCCGTCGCGGCGGGCTGCTGCTGGTTGACGACCCAGCCGTCGGCCAGCTCGATCACGCGGTTGCCGTACGCCGAGTTCACGTCGCTGTGCGTGACCTGGATGATGGTGGTGCCCTCGCGGTTCAGCTTCTGGAACAGCTCCATGATCTCGCGGCCCTGCGACGAGTGCAGGTTGCCCGTGGGCTCGTCCGCCAGCAGCACCTTGGGGTTTGCGATCACGGCGCGGGCCACGCCCACCAGCTGCTGCTGGCCGCCGCTGAGCTGGCTGGGGAACAGGTCCTTCTTGCCCACCATGTGGAAGCGGTCCAGCACGTCGGCCACCATGGCCTCGCGCTCCTTCTTCTTGATGTCGCGGTACGAGAGCGGTACGTCCAGGTTCTCCTGCACCGTCAGATGGTCGAGCAGGTGGTACTGCTGGAAGACGAAGCCGATGTTCAGCTTGTTCAGCGCGTTGCGTTCCTTGGGGCTCATGCGGTGCACGGGCTGGCCCAGAAAGTGGAATTCGCCCGCCCACGCCCCGTCGAACATCCCCAGGATGCCCAGCAGCGTGCTCTTCCCCGCACCGGACGGGCCCATGATGGACACGAACTCGCCCTGCTCGATGTCCAGGTCCACGTTGCGCAGCACGTACGTCTTGCCGTGGCCGGCGGGATACGACTTCTCGACGCTTCTCAGGCGGATCATGGGAAGGCTTTCGGTCGGGAGATGGAGGGCGGGCCCGCTCCCCCGCCATCTGTGGCTTCACGGGAGATGCGCGGCCGCTGTCGTCTTCGTGGAGTTTCGCCGCGCGGTCGGAGATTTCGGGCTCCGCGCGCTTACGCGTGGGCTCTCTCAAAGCCAGAGCCGTGCCCTGGTCGGCCGAAACGCATGCGCATGCAATCCAACGACTTGGGACGGGCGATGCAACCGCACGCCGCCACCTGTTGTTCGCTGCTGGG includes:
- a CDS encoding ABC transporter ATP-binding protein encodes the protein MIRLRSVEKSYPAGHGKTYVLRNVDLDIEQGEFVSIMGPSGAGKSTLLGILGMFDGAWAGEFHFLGQPVHRMSPKERNALNKLNIGFVFQQYHLLDHLTVQENLDVPLSYRDIKKKEREAMVADVLDRFHMVGKKDLFPSQLSGGQQQLVGVARAVIANPKVLLADEPTGNLHSSQGREIMELFQKLNREGTTIIQVTHSDVNSAYGNRVIELADGWVVNQQQPAATA